In Deinococcus maricopensis DSM 21211, the sequence CTCGCCCTCGATCTCGCTCGCCAGGGGCGCCGCGTGTCCCTCGTGAGCAGCGGCGACATCGGCGTGTACGCCATGGCCGCCCTCGCGTTCGAGGAGCTCCGCGAGGACGACCCGCTCGACGTGCAGGTCATTCCCGGCATCACCGCCGCGAACGCCTGCGCGAGCCTGCTCGGCTCGCCGCTCTCGCACGACTTCGCGACGCTCAGCCTCAGCGACCTGCTGTGCCCGTGGGAATGGATCGAAACGCGCGCCGAGCACATCGCCCGCGCGGACCTCGCGTGCGTCCTGTACAACGTGCAGAGCCAGGGGCGCCGCGAAGGCGTGTACAAGGTCCTGCGCACCATGCTGGCGCACAAACGCCCGGACACGGTGTGCGGCATCGTCCGCAACGCGTACCGCCCGGATCAGACGGTGGAGATCACGACGCTGGGCGACCTGCTGACGCGGGAGTTCGACATGCTCACCAGCCTGGTGATCGGCAACCGCTTCACGCGCCGCAAGGAGAACTGGATGTTCACGCCGCGCGGCTACAACGACTGGACCGGCGACGAGGCGCAGGACCCCACGGACCTGCCGCGCGGGGCCGTGTGGGTGTTCGCGGGCACGAGCGACGGGAACGCCCTCGCGGCGGACCTCGCGGCGCGCGGGCATGAGGTCGTCGTGTCCGTCGCCACCGAGTACGGCCGGGAGCGCGCGCAGGAGCGGATTCCCGGCGTGCACGTCGTGGCGGGTCGCATGGGCGTGGAGGCGCGCCGCCGCCTGCTGCGCGACACGCACGCGCGCGCCCTCGTGGACGCCACGCACCCGTACGCCACCCTCATCACCGCGCAACTGCGCGACCTCGCCGGGGAACTGAGCCTCCCGTACCTGCGGTACGAGCGGCCCAGCACCCTGCCGCAAGGCGCGCCCGGTGTGACGCGCGCCGCCAGCATGGAGGACGCCGCGCGCCTCGCCGCGCGCCTGGGCCGACGGGTCTTCCTCGCGACGGGCAGCAAGGACCTCGCCACCTTCCTGAACGTCCCCGGCGACGCGGCGTGGTTCGCGCGCGTCACGCCGCAGGCGGACGTCATCGACGCGGCCGTGCGCGCTGGCATCCCGCGCGCGAACCTGCTCGCCATGCAGGGCCCGTTCACGCGGGACTTCAACGAGAGCCTGTGGCGCGCCTGGAACATCGACGTGGTCGTCACGAAGGATTCCGGCGAGGCGGGCGGCTTCCCCGAGAAGTACGACGCCGCGCGCGCCCTCGGCCTGCCCCTCATCGTCGTGGACCGTCCGCGCCATGACGCCGCGCACCTGCACCCGACCTTCGATCAGCTCGCGGGCGCCCTCGCCCACCTCACCCAGGAGACCGCATGAACCCCATTCCCGTTACCGTCGTCACCGGCTTCCTCGGCTCCGGCAAGACCACCCTGCTGTCCAACCTCCTGCGGGACGTGCATGACCGCCGCCTCGCGGTGATCGTGAACGAGTTCGGGGAGGTCAGCATCGACGGCGCGCTGCTGCGCGAGCGTCCGCACGGCGAGCACGTCGCGTTCTTCGACCTGCCCGGCGGCCTCGTCGCGTACGGCGAGCAGGACGCGTTCGCGCCCACCCTGCGCGCCCTGATGGAGCGACGCCACAGCATCGACCACGTGCTGATCGAGACGAGCGGCCTCGCGGTGCCCACCGCCGTGTTCGTCGTGCTGGAGAGCGAGGAGTTCCGCGACCACTTCACGCTCGACGCGACCCTCGCCGTCGTGGACACGCCGCTGCTGCTCAGCGGCGACCTGACCGGCACCGAGGAGGGCGTGCGCGCGGGCGTGGCGAGCGTGTTCCGGCAGCAGCTGGAGTTCGCGGACGTCGTCGTGCTGAACAAGATCGACGGCCTCGACGACGACGTGCTGCTGAGCACCGAGGAGACGCTGCGCGCCCTCGCCCCGAACGTCCGCTTCGTCGAGACGGCGTACGAGGCGAAGCTCGACACGAAACTCACGCTCGGCCTGCACCTGCACGCGAACACCCGCGTGGCCGCGCACGC encodes:
- the cobJ gene encoding precorrin-3B C(17)-methyltransferase, with the protein product MTTEPRPHPRGKLYLVSVGPGDASLIPPLAQQALADSDAIVGYELYLRWIADTIEGKEIHAPPLTKERERAQLALDLARQGRRVSLVSSGDIGVYAMAALAFEELREDDPLDVQVIPGITAANACASLLGSPLSHDFATLSLSDLLCPWEWIETRAEHIARADLACVLYNVQSQGRREGVYKVLRTMLAHKRPDTVCGIVRNAYRPDQTVEITTLGDLLTREFDMLTSLVIGNRFTRRKENWMFTPRGYNDWTGDEAQDPTDLPRGAVWVFAGTSDGNALAADLAARGHEVVVSVATEYGRERAQERIPGVHVVAGRMGVEARRRLLRDTHARALVDATHPYATLITAQLRDLAGELSLPYLRYERPSTLPQGAPGVTRAASMEDAARLAARLGRRVFLATGSKDLATFLNVPGDAAWFARVTPQADVIDAAVRAGIPRANLLAMQGPFTRDFNESLWRAWNIDVVVTKDSGEAGGFPEKYDAARALGLPLIVVDRPRHDAAHLHPTFDQLAGALAHLTQETA
- a CDS encoding CobW family GTP-binding protein; this translates as MNPIPVTVVTGFLGSGKTTLLSNLLRDVHDRRLAVIVNEFGEVSIDGALLRERPHGEHVAFFDLPGGLVAYGEQDAFAPTLRALMERRHSIDHVLIETSGLAVPTAVFVVLESEEFRDHFTLDATLAVVDTPLLLSGDLTGTEEGVRAGVASVFRQQLEFADVVVLNKIDGLDDDVLLSTEETLRALAPNVRFVETAYEAKLDTKLTLGLHLHANTRVAAHAHSPASSAPGVNDAPLADQRALDGHSHGDLGMHVHSLSTHEHFHQHDPAWQSFRLRSDDVQDARTLHGAIRTVSQEFPLLRAKGFARLGAGRVTIQAVRTRVDAREDDSHVHGPSELIFIGYHPRRKQVAARLTELTGTAWA